In Rhineura floridana isolate rRhiFlo1 chromosome 1, rRhiFlo1.hap2, whole genome shotgun sequence, the following proteins share a genomic window:
- the LOC133367828 gene encoding uncharacterized protein LOC133367828, producing MEANSLLTTLTEEFKKLHSQFTAVLLIPPPSCPKVGHLTHGIRKRRPRRKTLILGKKSKNVTNYKQPRTQKMNFVKLFKILDSILKSRIPQRAVVSQRGHPSTTSNCPQNILPALAPPSVLCPRMESLVTPRTVLPMAIVSAKAESKDNHWNLTYSRNKIVLLNCPRLNSREHQPQRKRHILALFHAMSMRQIKESDVYKVDYLTNTFLGSRILLTLSGPDKVRFISLNRLRMLSKGIYLQRHFQNTAVPHSLVPALKSPLDPRFADKAVHDTYLIPSNGPSSATYTLCPTLKQDPFSIQQSTPEKVPLMTPSAPSHRPPPPPSPKSATCSNSSCGLRAGQSTEAFSFLIDEERELFTKFATLPAPMQWDIIGRLRHLARCLELKILRSEVPILVTLEPQRDLPSRSSSQPISSFLASTELGPTPASALQVNLPTTTREYLNTHTSPSWMDLRLLESAELAPPSKCLPMAPLPYLSAPISNVSRSAFLCEKIDCSDDFQMLTSPRNNATISPSP from the coding sequence ATGGAAGCTAATAGTCTGCTTACCACCCTGACTGAGGAATTTAAAAAGTTGCATTCTCAATTCACAGCTGTCCTGCTTATTCCTCCACCCTCATGTCCAAAGGTTGGCCACCTTACTCATGGGATACGTAAACGACGACCTAGGCGGAAAACCCTCATTCTGGGAAAGAAGTCAAAAAACGTCACAAATTATAAACAGCCAAGGACTCAGAAAATGAACTTTGtcaaattatttaaaatactggACTCAATACTAAAATCTAGAATACCCCAAAGAGCTGTTGTTTCACAGCGGGGACATCCTAGCACTACATCTAACTGCCCCCAGAATATTCTCCCTGCTTTGGCGCCTCCCAGTGTTTTGTGCCCCCGGATGGAGTCCCTTGTAACACCTAGGACTGTTCTCCCGATGGCCATCGTCTCCGCCAAAGCTGAAAGTAAAGATAATCATTGGAATCTAACTTATAGCCGGaataaaattgttcttttaaacTGTCCCAGACTCAACTCCCGGGAGCATCAGCCTCAACGGAAACGTCATATCCTTGCGCTTTTCCATGCGATGTCTATGAGGCAGATAAAGGAGTCTGACGTCTATAAAGTTGATTATCTAACTAATACCTTTCTGGGCTCAAGGATCCTTCTCACCCTTAGTGGCCCGGATAAAGTCCGTTTTATAAGTCTGAATAGGCTTAGAATGCTTTCCAAGGGAATTTATCTTCAAAGGCACTTCCAGAATACCGCAGTCCCGCATTCACTTGTTCCAGCTCTGAAGTCCCCCCTGGATCCTCGTTTTGCAGATAAGGCTGTCCATGATACATATTTGATCCCATCAAATGGCCCATCCTCTGCCACCTATACTCTGTGCCCGACGCTCAAACAAGATCCCTTTTCTATTCAGCAGTCTACACCTGAGAAGGTTCCTCTAATGACTCCGTCGGCACCCAGTCaccgccctcctcctcctccctcacccAAGTCAGCTACCTGCTCAAATTCTTCTTGTGGTTTGAGGGCTGGCCAATCGACTGAAGCTTTCTCTTTCCTTATAGACGAGGAGAGGGAGCTTTTCACGAAGTTTGCTACCCTCCCGGCCCCCATGCAATGGGATATAATTGGGAGGCTACGACATCTTGCCCGTTGCCTCGAACTTAAGATTCTGCGCTCAGAAGTCCCGATTCTTGTAACTCTGGAACCCCAGAGGGACCTACCTAGTAGAAGCTCCTCTCAGCCCATTTCCAGTTTTTTGGCTTCCACAGAATTAGGCCCTACACCAGCTTCTGCCCTACAAGTTAATTTGCCAACAACCACCAGGGAGTATTTGAACACTCATACTTCCCCATCTTGGATGGATTTGAGACTGCTGGAAAGCGCAGAATTAGCCCCCCCATCGAAATGTCTTCCCATGGCTCCGCTGCCCTATTTGTCTGCTCCTATCTCAAATGTTAGTAGGTCAGCTTTCCTGTGCGAGAAAATTGATTGCTCTGATGACTTTCAAATGCTGACCTCGCCTCGGAACAACGCGACTATCTCGCCTTCTCCTTGA